Proteins from a genomic interval of Desulfobacterales bacterium:
- a CDS encoding type II toxin-antitoxin system HicA family toxin has protein sequence MSVKRRDLIRYLEKNGFYLLREGGNHAIYTNDTKVIPVKRHKQFDRITANEICKQAGLEPKF, from the coding sequence ATGTCTGTCAAGCGACGTGACTTAATCCGCTACTTGGAAAAGAACGGCTTTTACCTTTTGAGGGAAGGCGGTAATCATGCCATATACACGAATGATACCAAGGTAATCCCTGTCAAAAGACATAAACAATTCGATCGAATAACAGCTAATGAAATCTGCAAGCAGGCTGGTTTAGAACCAAAATTTTAA
- a CDS encoding type II toxin-antitoxin system HicB family antitoxin — protein MMINYTAKYTKIKSGYMGQLVEWPEVVTEGKDLEECREMLRDALNEMILTYSQLKKEVPLGNALIEQLPVEVENVCQAT, from the coding sequence GCAAAGTATACGAAAATTAAATCCGGATATATGGGCCAGCTTGTCGAATGGCCGGAAGTTGTCACTGAAGGTAAGGACCTCGAAGAGTGCCGCGAAATGTTAAGAGATGCTCTCAATGAAATGATCCTCACATACAGCCAGCTCAAAAAGGAAGTTCCTTTAGGAAATGCGCTGATAGAGCAGCTTCCGGTTGAGGTCGAAAATGTCTGTCAAGCGACGTGA